From the genome of Pseudomonas bubulae:
CGGTGACCGCGCACTCGATCCTGCGCCTGCTGCCGGGCAAGGCTGTCGAGACCCAAGGCAGTATCCGCTACGACGGCGTCGATCTGGTGCATGCCAGCGAAGCCCAGTTGCGCAGCTTGCGCGGCAACCGCATTGCGATGATCTTCCAGGAGCCGATGACCTCGCTCAATCCGCTGCACACCGTGCAAAAACAGATCAGTGAAATCCTTATCACCCACAAGGGCCTGAAAACCCGCGCTGCGCGGCAACGCACCCTGGAGCTGCTGGAACTGGTGGGCATCCGCGAACCGGCCAAGCGCCTCAATGCCTATCCGCACCAACTGTCTGGCGGGCAGCGCCAGCGGGTGATGATCGCCATGGCCCTGGCCAATGAGCCGGAACTGCTGATCGCCGATGAGCCGACCACGGCGCTGGATGTGACGGTGCAGCAAAAAATCCTCGAACTGCTGATCGACCTGCAACAGCGCCTGGGCATGTCGTTGCTGCTGATCAGCCACGACCTCAATCTGGTGCGCAAGATTGCCCAGCGCGTGTGCGTGATGCGCGGTGGCGAGATTGTCGAGCAGGCCAGTTGCGAGGCCCTGTTCAACGAGCCGAAGCACCCCTACAGCCGCATGCTGATCGAGGCCGAGCCCAGTGGCCGACCGGTACCGGGAGAGCACCGTCACAACCTGCTGCAAGTGGACAACCTGAAAGTCTGGTTCCCCCTGCCCAAACCGCTGTTCAGTCGCGAGCGACACTTTATCAAGGCGGTGGATGGGGTCAGTTTTGAACTGAAAAAAGGCCGCACCCTGGGCATCGTCGGCGAGTCCGGCTCGGGCAAATCGACCCTTGGCCAGGCTATTTTGCGGCTGGTGGACTCAGAGGGCGAAATCCGCTTCGGTAATAAACAACTGAACATCCTCAGCCAGAACCTGTTGCGCCCGTTGCGCCGGCAAATGCAGGTGGTGTTCCAGGACCCGTTTGGCAGCCTGAGCCCGCGCATGTCGGTGCAGCAGATCATCAGCGAAGGCTTGCTGGCCCATGACATTGGCACTGAGCAAGAACGCGAGGCGGCGGTGATCCGGGTCTTGCAGGAAGTGGGCCTGGACCCGCAAAGCCGTCATCGCTACCCCCATGAGTTCTCGGGCGGGCAGCGCCAGCGCATCTCCATTGCCAGGGCGCTGGTCATGGAGCCGGAGCTGATACTGCTCGACGAACCCACCTCGGCCCTGGACCGCACGGTGCAAAAACAGGTGGTCGACCTGCTGCGCGACCTGCAGGCCCGGCATGGCCTGACCTACCTGTTTATCAGCCACGACCTGGCGGTGGTGCATGCCCTGGCCCACGACATGATCGTGATCAAGGACGGCAAGGTGGTGGAACAAGGGGATGCGCAGTCCATCTTCGACAACCCGCAACACCCCTATACCCGGGAACTGCTGCAGGCCAGCAGCTTGAAGACACAGGAGCATGAGTTTGCATAAACGCCCGCCCCCGTAGCAGCCTCGCTCCGCTCATCAGCTGCTTGTATGTTGGTGCTAGGGCCTTCCTGTGGGAGACGGTTAACTCCAGAGGCTACGTACCCAGCCCACTGCACGTTTACACAACGCTCTGGTTTTGTAGCAAAGACAATTGGTGTCCGGAGCATAAACGGGGTTGCTGCTGACCAACCCCAGCGCCTGCAAGTCAACCTGAAACGGCGCAGCGACAGCCCCCCAGCGTTTAGCTTGCTGTATCAGAGCAAAAATCATGGACACCGCCAAACAAGCGATAAACAACCAGAAACCGACCTTGTACCAGGTGATATATTGATTTAAATGCAGCTCAATCGCCGTGTTCATGTCGCTGTGAACCAGCAAATATATCCCTGCGCCAAGGGCGAACGGGAAAATGTCCCCCAGGTATCGCAAAAAGATTTTTGCGTACTGCCTGCAATTTCGCTCCATTCCCACGACAGGAATGATCTGTATATCCGTGATATGCAGTACATCACCGTGGGCCGTTTCATCGGCTGGGGTCCAGATCACGTCGCCTACCGCCCGCGTCCAGTACTGCCCCATAAATCGCTTGAAAAACAATAGGGTGAACAATGGGTGCGGCTTGAATTTCTCAAGTGCTTTTCCGGTGAAAACCAGTGCCGATTTTGGTGCGATTGCGCTGGTAGTGGCGTAGCGGCTGTGCTTGAACAGGTCGAGTGTATAAACCCGACCCTGGGTGTTGACCTTGAAATGTCGCTGGGCAAAGACGGTTACCGGCACCTTCGAATAATGAATCAAGGCTTTGGTCTTACAAAACAGCATCACAGGTAGTTCCGTCCAGAAAAACCGTGCAGCCTAGAGCAGTTTTTGGCCAATGGCCACTATCTAGCGAGTAAGGCTCAAGGCCCTTGCACTGCAAAGCCCTTATATCTCCAAATCGAATATATAAATCATTTTATATTCTTTTTTAAAAGCTAATTTTCCTGCAAGACTCTCGTCATAACTCTTCCAACTCATGATGAGAACGAAATGAAAAAATTCACTGCCCTCACCGCCCTGACCCTGGCTGTCCTGTCTGGCCTGGCCCATGCCGATCGTCTGGATGACATCAAAAAATCCGGTGTGCTGCGCGTGGCGTCCTTCGACAGCAACCCGCCCTTTGGTTTTGTCGATGCCAACAGCAAGCAGATCGAAGGCCTCGACGTCGACTACGCCAAGGCCATCGCCGACAAGCTGGGCGTGAAGTTGCAGTTGCAGCCAACCAACCCGGCCAACCGCGTACCGCTGCTGGTGGCCAACAAGGTGGACCTGGTACTGGCCAACTTCACCATCACCCCCGAGCGCGCCGAGCAGGTGAATTTCAGCATTCCGTACTTTGCTTCGGGCCAGCAATTTATCGTCAAGAAAGGCACCCTCACATCCCCCGAGGAGCTGAACAAATGGCGCGTAGGGGTGGACAAGGGCACGGTCAATGAAGGCGTGCTGCGCGAGAAATTCCCCGGTGCCAAAGTGGTGGCCTACGATGACACCCCGTTCGCCTTCACTGCCCTGCGCAACGGTAACGTCCAGGCCATCACCCAGGACGGCCCGAAGCTGATCGGCCTGCTGGCCAATGTGCCGGACAAGGACAAATACGAAGTGCCGCCGTTCACCATTTCCAATGACCTGATCGGTGTCGGTATTCCTAAAGGCGAAGCGCGCCTGACCGAGGTGGTCAACCAGACCCTCACCGACCTCGAAGCCCAGGGCAAGGCCCAGGGCATTTATGACGCCTGGTTCGGCCCGACCACCAAGACCCCGCTGACCCGCCTGTACAAGATTGGCGACAAGAGCTAAGCCACTGCCTCTGTGGGAGCGAGCCTGATCGCGAAGACTTTTCGCGAGCAGGCTCGCTCCCACAGTTCCTGTCTCCTTCAGCCCGTCACGGTCAACCGGACGGGTTTGCTCGTTTCTGGATGGACGCTGTTTCTATGTTCGGTGAACTGCTTGCCCCGCAATACCTGCACTGGTTGCTCGATGGTTTTGTCCTCACCCTGATCCTTTCCCTGCTGACCTGCCTGGTGGCTACCGGGCTGGGATTTTTGCTGTGCCTGGCACGCATCTCGCCTTTGCGTGTGTGGTCGTGGCCGGCACGGGCCTACCTGGCCCTGTTTCGCAACACGCCACTGCTGGTGCAGCTGTTTTTCTGGTACTTCGGGGTCACGGCCATGCTGCCCGAAGGGCTGGTGATGTGGCTCAACCAGCCGCGCAGCCTGTCACTGGGGCTGTTTGAAGTTGACTGGCCGTCGTTTGAGTTTCTCGCCGGGTTCTGGGGGCTGATGCTCTACACCGCCGCTTTTATTTGCGAGGAGTTTCGCGCCGGTGTCAGTTCGGTGCGGGTGGAACAACGGGCGGCAGGTCTGGCGCTGGGCTTGAGGCCGGCACAGGTGTGGCGCTATATCGTGTTCCCGCAGGCGCTGCGCACGGCGTTGGGACCGTTGCTGGGCCAGTATATGAACGCCCTGAAAAACTCGTCTCTGACCATGGCCATTGGCTTGGCCGAGCTGTCCTACGCCTCGCGTCAGGTCGAGACCGAAACCTTCAAGACCTTTCAGGCCTTCGGTTTTGCCACTCTGCTGTATGTGGCCAGCATTGCCTTGCTCGAAGTACTTGGCCAATTGATTGCACGCAGCAAGTGGTATCGCCAGGGAGGGGTGTAAGTCATGGATTTTTCGGTTATCAGCGACAACTTTTCGTATTTCATGCTCGGTGCCTGGCCCAACGGACCTTTGGGCGGTGCAGCACTGACGCTGCTGCTCAGCCTGTTGTCGGGGATCATCTCGGCACTGCTGGGGCTGGTGCTGGGCATTGCCCTGGTGATGATTCGCGGCAAGGTGCGCTGGCTGTTGTTGGGTGTTCTGGGCTTTTTGCGGGCAATTCCGGTGGTGATGCTGATTTTCTGGAGTTACTTCCTGCTGCCCATCCTGTTCAAGGTCGATGTACCCGCGCTGGCCACCGTGGTGTGTGCGCTGTCGTTGATCGGCGGTGCGTACCTGGCCCACTCGGTGTATGCCGGGATCAGCAGCCTGCCGGCCGGGCAATGGGCGGCGGGCAAGGCTCTCGGCCTGGGTAGCTGGCAAGTGTTGCGTCTGATCATTCTGCCGCAGGCCCTGCCGATGATGCTGCCCTCCTTCCTCAACCAATGGATTTCACTGATCAAGGACACCTCGCTGGCGTACGTGATCGGGGTCGGCGAGCTGTCGTTTGTTGCCACCCAGATCAGCAACCGGGTGATGGTGCACCCGACGGAAATCTTCCTGTTTGTGGCGCTGGTGTACTTTGTGTTGTGCAGTGGCCTGGACTGGATGGCCAATCGGTGGGTCAAGCGCTAACCACCTTCTCACCTGTGGGAGCGGGCTTGCTCGCGATGGCATCACTGCGGTTTGCCTGGCAGACCGCGTTGTCCAAATCGCGGGCAAGCCCGCTCCCACAACGATCAGTGCAAGGTTGCGATCACCGCCCAAACCGGCACAAAGCCCATTGGCAGCCACACGGCCAGTCGCGGCCGATACGGCAACAGCATCAGCAGGCTAAAACCGCTCAACGAGATCATGCCAAACCAGCCCACCGGCCCCATCGCCCAGCCCCAGGCCAACCCGCAAAACCAGAAACTCAGCCCCAGGCTTAGCCAACCGGCAACCCTTAGCACACGGCGCAAGCGGGCCGCAGGCGGCTTTCCCCACACCTGTTTGTAATGACGTTCCAACCCCTGGCACAAGGTAAGCATGCCGATGTAAGCGAACGCCAGTGCAGCAAAATAATCAGCCAGCATCTCAATTTACCTCGGCCATGACGGCGGTTTTTTTACGTGGCACCCGCTCAACCGCCGGTTGCGAGACTTTCCAGCAGGCCCACAGCAACAAAGCGCCCAGGGCCATAGCAGTCAGCTCGACGCCCATGCTGCTGTGCAGTGCCCAAGGCCGGTTGACGGTGAAGACACTCAACAACGGCAAGGCCAGGCACAACCCTCCCGCCAACCCGAGTTGCTCGCGCCAGGCCTGCATGCGCGGGCGCAGCAAGGCATGGGCAAAGCTCAACGCCCACATGCCGAAGAACACATTCAATTCAGCATCCGCCCGTTCGGTCATCCCCGACGGCAACAGCCGGTTGCCCCACAACAGGCTGATGCAGGCCAGGCTCAAGCCCGCCATAACGGTGACATTGATCGCCTCGACCAGACGGTAGAGCACCTGGGCGACGCGACTTTCACTGGCGTATTTGCGCCGCCGCTTGACGGTGAACAGCACCAGCCCGCTGGCGATCATGGCGCTGCTGATCAGGCCGCAAATAAAGTACAGCCAGCGCATCGGGTAACCGCCGAACTGGGCAAAGTGCAGCCCGGAAATCACCCGATGGGTCAGCACCGTTGGGCGCATTTCAGTGGGGCCGGACAACTGCTCGCCGGTGACGCCGTCAAAGCGCATGCCCTGGCCCTTGGTCAGGGCAATGCGATTGCCCAGGATCGGACGAATCTGGATTTCGGCATTGCTCATGCCGGGGTTGCTGATGCTGATCCCGCCCAACGGCCCCATGACAGCCCGGGCCTGGCTCAGCAACGGCCCCAGGGCCACCAGCGGTGCAGGCTCTGCGGTTGCCGGGCGCTGTACGGCAACGCTGGCCGGCGCCTTGTCCTGTGCCTTGAAAAAGGCCTCGCGGTCACCATCGAACAATGCATCCATGGCCGCCGGCATATAGATCACCAGAAAAATCGCCAGCCCGGTGTAGGTGATCATCAAGTGAAAAGGCAGCAACAGCACGGCACTGGCGTTGTGCGCGTCAAGCCACGAGCGCTGGCCTTTGGCGGGACGAAAGGTGAAGAATTCCTTGAAGAACTTCTTGTGGATCACGATGCCGCTGACCAAAGCCGCGAGCATGCCCATGGCCAGCGCACCCACCAGGTAAATGCCGATCATGCGCGGCATGTGCAGGGTGAAGTGGAACAGAAAGAAAAACCGCCCTCCTACCGTTTCGCGAACCGGCATCACCTCGCCGGTATCCGGGTCCAGGGTCACCGACACGCCATCACGGCGCCCGCCGGTGGAGGCCTGCAATTGCGGCGAGCGCTCATAGGGCAGGCTGATACCCCACTGTTTTGCGTCAGCCTTGTGCGTCTGCAAGTAGCTCAGTGCGCGTTGCGCGGCCTGCTCATCGGTCAGGTGGTGGGCCGGCAGCTCGGGGGTCATCCAGTTGTCGATCTCCTGATCGAACACGGCCAGGCTGCCGGTCAAAAAGATCACGAACAACAACCAGCCGACGATCAGGCCACCCCAGGTGTGCAGCCAGGCCATGGATTGGGTCAGGGTCTGTTTCATCCCAGTCGCTCCAGCAGTTGCGGCCAAAAACCGATGGCGGCCAGGGGCACGGCGAGCACCGCGCCCATCCAGGCCGACCACTGGTGGCGGGCAGCAAATGCCCACAAAATGGCGAAGGTGTAGATCACAAACGACAGCAGGCTGGCGACGATCATCGCGTCTACATTGTCCAGCGGCAGCAGCCGCGCCAATGCCGCAGTAAAGGCATAGGTAAAGACATAACCACCAACCAGTGCTGCCAGTGTGCGAGACACGATCGGCGCCCAGGCCGACGTTGCAAGTTTCATGTGTTCAATCCTCTATCGAGCTCCGGTTTTTGCCTGCGCCAGATGCGACAACGGCGCGACACCCGTTTTCACGGATGTCGCGCCTGCATGGGCCGCGGTGTTGTCAGAACGAACTGGTCACAGACGCAAAGTACGCACGGCCTGCCTCGTTGTAGGTTTGCGCGCCCGCCTCGTCCGAGTTGCCCTTGCGGTACAGTTGCTTGTCGAACAGGTTGTTGATGCCCACCCGCACACTGAAGTTTTTGTTGAACTCATAGCCGCTGCTCAAGCCCACCAGACCATAAGGATCGACGGGCTGCTGCACCGACTTGTCCAGTGCTTCATTGGCGCGGTTGTTGCGCTTGGGCGCTTCCTGCTTGCCGTAGTAAGTCCCGCTGACCTGGAACGACAGTTTTTCGGTGGCGTACCAGTCGAGCATGGTGTTGACGGTGTACTTGGGAATGATGCTCAGCGGGTCGCCGGTTTCCTTGTCCTTGCTTTCGATCATGTAGGTCAGGTTGGTGTTCCAGTCCAGATCCTCACGCAAGCTGACAAACAGGTTGCCTTCCACCCCCTGGACGATGGCCTTGCCGCTGTTTTCCCATTGCAGCACGCGACGGCCGTTGGGCAGGCGGAATGCCGATTCGTTGCTGGCATTGATCTTGTTCTGGTAGTCGTTGCGGAAATAGGTGGCGCTGGTGCGCCAGGTGCCCTTGTCGAACGCCAGACCGATCTCTTTGTTGACGCTGATTTCCGGTTTGAGATCCGGGTTACCCACCAGGTAGCAGCCACCGATATTCACTTCAACCGAGCTGCAGCCACCACCGCGGCTGTACAGCAGGTAGTTGGGGTTGGACTGGTACAGGTTCGGGGTCTTGTAGGCCCGGGCAATACCGCCCTTGATGCTCAACTCATCGGTGAGCTGATGCGAGGCGTTGAGGCTCGGGCTCCAGTTGCCGCCAAATTCGCTGTGGTGATCGAAGCGCACGCCGGGGGTAACGATGGTTTTGGCGCCGACTTCGATATTGTCTTCGACGTAGAACGCATAGCTGTTGGCCGTGGTTTTGGTTTGTGTACGGTCCGTACCCGGCAGGCCGGGTGTGCCGTCAGCCCCCGGATCCCAGCTTTGCGGACGCAACGATCCCGGGTCATTGAGCGACTCGTAGAGATATTCACCACCCAGAGTCAGTACCTGGGCGGTGCCCATGTTCAGCGGCAGATTGACCTCACCTGTAGCGCGGGTATTGCGCAGACGCGATTCAAAACTGCCGGCGCTGGCAGAAGGTGCACCTTCACCATAACCGGCCAGGCCTTCGTTGAGACGCGCGTTGCGGGTCAGGTCGTGGGTCAGCGAGGCCGAAGTCGAGCCCCAGTCAAACGAACCATTGTGGGTAGCCGAAAAGGTGCTCCGCTGCAGCACGCTGGTCTCTTTGCCGGTCAGGCTGTTGACGAAGTCACCCCCGCTGTTGAGCATGGTGTCGCCGGCAAAAATATTGCCCTGGCGGCTGTAGCTGGCTTCCAGGTCCAGGCTCTGCTCAGGGGTGAATTGCCAGCTGAGCAGGCCGTTGATGTCTTTGTTGCGCACGCCTTCGCGCCCCGCCACGACGCTGTCGGGGGAGGCCTGGGCAGCGGTATTGATGCCCGGATCGTCAGCATCGGTCTTGTTCAGGCCGCCATACACACGAAACACCAGATCATCCGTGATCGGCCCGCTGAGGTTGAAGTTGGTGCGTTTGCTGACACCTTCGGCGTCGTCTTCCGGCGCCAGGTAATAGGCGGTCAACGAGCCTTTTAGCTTGTCCGATGGACGCTTGGTGATGATATTGACCACCCCGCCCATTGCCCCTGAACCGTAGCGCGCCGCTGCCGGGCCGCGCAGGATCTCGATGCGCTCGACTTCTTCGGCCGGTACCCAGTTGGTTTCGCCACGGGTATCACGGTCGCCGCTCCAGCCATAGCGCTGGGCGTTGCGCGAAGAAGACGGCTTGCCGTCGATGAGGATCAGGGTGTTTTCCGGGCCCATGCCACGCAGGTCGATCTGCCGGTTATTGCCGCGGGCGCCGCTGGAACTGTTACCGGTGAGGTTGACCCCGGGTTCGCGACGAATGATGTCGGACAGGTCATTGGCCGGCGGGCGTTTCTTGATGTCTTCGGCGGTGATGATCGACACGCCGGGTGCCTGCTTCAGCTCCTGGGCAGCAGTGCCCAATACACGGGTTTCTTCGAGTTGCAACGCCTGGCGGGTGCCATCCACCGGCAAATCGGTGGCCTCTACCGGTACTTCGTCACGCTCACGCTCAAGTGCGTCGGCAAGCAGGGTGGGCGAAGCCAGAGCGGCCATGAGAGCCAGTGAAAGATGACTGCGGTTGAATCGAGACGACATGTCCAGTTGATCCCTTAACAATGGAGTGTGCTCAGCAGGCCAAAGGCTGGTAATTGCTGACGCACGACCTCGAAAGGACCTACGTGTTTAGCTTTCCCCGGCACTGCCAGGGCTGCGATGATAGGGGCTCTCATTTGAGAGTAAAGCGCAAATGACATCAATACTCATTTGGAAGTTCCGCAATCCCTTTGTTTTAGAGCCTTTTCCTACATAAAATAATTAATACAAAATGTAACAATGCCTTTGGATCAACAAATCCCCCTGCCCTGTACAATCCTTCATCCTACTTTTTTGAGCCTTATCGCCATGACTGACGAACTGCACATCACTGACCTGTTACCCGGAGACGGTAAAGCGGTGGTCAAAGGTGCCCTGATTACCACGCACTACACCGGCTGGCTCGAAGACGGCACGGTATTCGACTCTTCACATCAGCGCGGCAAGCCGTTCCAGTGCGTGATCGGCACCGGGCGAGTGATCAAGGGCTGGGACATCGGCCTGATGGGCATGCAGGTCGGCGGCAAGCGCGCACTGCAGGTACCCGCGCACCTGGCCTATGGTGAAAGAAGCATGGGCGCGCATATCACACCGAACTCCAACCTGCGGTTTGAGATCGAACTGCTGGAAGTGCTTACACGCGACGATTGAGCGCGACTGCAGGTTGCGCACTAATAGGGAGTTAAATGCTGGTGAATCGATTTTTCAGGTGTTGTTTACCGATTATTCCGCTAATGGTACTGGCAGGTTGCAGCAGTCAGAGCACACAAACACTGCCAAGCCGGACTCCCGACCAGACCCGCGCCCGCATTGTGCAACTGCTCCCGGCCAAGGTTGCAGACCGCACCGGCTGGGCAACGGATATCCAGGTCGCATTCACTGCCCAAGGCCTGGCGGCCACCGATGAAAACCTCTGTTCCGTGCTGGCTGTGACCGAGCAGGAATCGACCTTTCAGGCCGACCCGCCGGTACCGGGCCTGGACAAGATCGCCCGCAGCGAAATCAACCGCCGCGCCGGCAAGCTGCATATCCCCGAATTTGTAGTGCGCAGTGCCTTGAGCATCACTTCGCCCGACGGTAAAACCTACAACCAACGCCTGGATGCGGCCCGCACCGAGGGCCAGTTGAGCGCCATTTTTGATGATTTCATCGGCATGGTGCCACTGGGCAAAAGCTTGTTTGGCGGCTTGAACCCGGTGCATACCGGCGGGCCAATGCAGGTCAGCATCGCTTTTGCCGAAAAGCGTGCACGGGACTATCCCTACCCGGTGGCCCACTCGATCCGCCAGGAAGTCTTCACCCGCCGCGGTGGCATGTATTTCGGCATCGCCCATCTGCTCGGTTACCCGGTGGACTACAACCAGTCGCTGTACCGTTTTGCCGACTTCAACGCGGGCTGGTACGCCAGCCGCAATGCCGCTTTTCAGAATGCCGTCGGCCGTGCATCTGGCATACCGCTGGCACTGGATGGCGACCTGACTATTCCGGGCTCTTACGCGGTTGGCTCCACCGAGCGGGCTGTACGCGCCCTGGGCAAGCAACTGGGCCTGAGCAATAACGCTATCCGCCGTCAGCTTGAAAAAGGCGACAGCCTGGACTTCAACGAAACCGACCTGTACCAGGACGTGTTCGCCCTCGCCGACCGCCAGCAAGGCAAGCCGCTGCCCCGTGCGGTATTACCGGGCATCACCCTGCAAAGCCCGAAAATCACCCGCAACCTGACCACCGCCTGGTTTGCCCAGCGGGTTGATGAACGCCGTCAGCGTTGCATCAGCCGGGCAGCGGCCAGCCGTTGATTTTCTGTGGGAGCGAGCCTGCTCGCGAGGGTATCGACACGATCTACCTCACAGACCTTGTCGTCAGTATCGCGAGCAGGCTCGCTGCCACAAAGAGAGGTGCGCAGGCCTGCGAGCAAACGCACAGCTAAAATGCTACAAATTATGTAGCCAGCGCATGCAGGCCTTGTAGTCCCTTGGGCAGGCTGCGATAAGCTGCGCCGCAAGTTCAATCAACAGTCATCAGGAATAATTGATATGTGCGTGGTTTTTGCATGAAATGGCTCAAAGGCATCATTCTGGGGGTCATCCTGCTGGCAGTCGGCGCCGTGGGGCTGGGGCTGTTTTACTTTCTGCCCCAGCACGATGTGGTGATGGTCACGGGGGTTGAGGTCAAGCGCATGGATCACAACGGTGTGATCAGCG
Proteins encoded in this window:
- a CDS encoding FKBP-type peptidyl-prolyl cis-trans isomerase, with the translated sequence MTDELHITDLLPGDGKAVVKGALITTHYTGWLEDGTVFDSSHQRGKPFQCVIGTGRVIKGWDIGLMGMQVGGKRALQVPAHLAYGERSMGAHITPNSNLRFEIELLEVLTRDD
- a CDS encoding PepSY domain-containing protein, which produces MKQTLTQSMAWLHTWGGLIVGWLLFVIFLTGSLAVFDQEIDNWMTPELPAHHLTDEQAAQRALSYLQTHKADAKQWGISLPYERSPQLQASTGGRRDGVSVTLDPDTGEVMPVRETVGGRFFFLFHFTLHMPRMIGIYLVGALAMGMLAALVSGIVIHKKFFKEFFTFRPAKGQRSWLDAHNASAVLLLPFHLMITYTGLAIFLVIYMPAAMDALFDGDREAFFKAQDKAPASVAVQRPATAEPAPLVALGPLLSQARAVMGPLGGISISNPGMSNAEIQIRPILGNRIALTKGQGMRFDGVTGEQLSGPTEMRPTVLTHRVISGLHFAQFGGYPMRWLYFICGLISSAMIASGLVLFTVKRRRKYASESRVAQVLYRLVEAINVTVMAGLSLACISLLWGNRLLPSGMTERADAELNVFFGMWALSFAHALLRPRMQAWREQLGLAGGLCLALPLLSVFTVNRPWALHSSMGVELTAMALGALLLWACWKVSQPAVERVPRKKTAVMAEVN
- a CDS encoding ABC transporter ATP-binding protein; amino-acid sequence: MTNTLIEIRDLRVSFAGAEVVHGINLDIRRGECMALVGESGSGKSVTAHSILRLLPGKAVETQGSIRYDGVDLVHASEAQLRSLRGNRIAMIFQEPMTSLNPLHTVQKQISEILITHKGLKTRAARQRTLELLELVGIREPAKRLNAYPHQLSGGQRQRVMIAMALANEPELLIADEPTTALDVTVQQKILELLIDLQQRLGMSLLLISHDLNLVRKIAQRVCVMRGGEIVEQASCEALFNEPKHPYSRMLIEAEPSGRPVPGEHRHNLLQVDNLKVWFPLPKPLFSRERHFIKAVDGVSFELKKGRTLGIVGESGSGKSTLGQAILRLVDSEGEIRFGNKQLNILSQNLLRPLRRQMQVVFQDPFGSLSPRMSVQQIISEGLLAHDIGTEQEREAAVIRVLQEVGLDPQSRHRYPHEFSGGQRQRISIARALVMEPELILLDEPTSALDRTVQKQVVDLLRDLQARHGLTYLFISHDLAVVHALAHDMIVIKDGKVVEQGDAQSIFDNPQHPYTRELLQASSLKTQEHEFA
- a CDS encoding DUF3325 domain-containing protein, translated to MLADYFAALAFAYIGMLTLCQGLERHYKQVWGKPPAARLRRVLRVAGWLSLGLSFWFCGLAWGWAMGPVGWFGMISLSGFSLLMLLPYRPRLAVWLPMGFVPVWAVIATLH
- a CDS encoding ABC transporter substrate-binding protein, with the translated sequence MKKFTALTALTLAVLSGLAHADRLDDIKKSGVLRVASFDSNPPFGFVDANSKQIEGLDVDYAKAIADKLGVKLQLQPTNPANRVPLLVANKVDLVLANFTITPERAEQVNFSIPYFASGQQFIVKKGTLTSPEELNKWRVGVDKGTVNEGVLREKFPGAKVVAYDDTPFAFTALRNGNVQAITQDGPKLIGLLANVPDKDKYEVPPFTISNDLIGVGIPKGEARLTEVVNQTLTDLEAQGKAQGIYDAWFGPTTKTPLTRLYKIGDKS
- a CDS encoding DUF1615 domain-containing protein, which translates into the protein MLVNRFFRCCLPIIPLMVLAGCSSQSTQTLPSRTPDQTRARIVQLLPAKVADRTGWATDIQVAFTAQGLAATDENLCSVLAVTEQESTFQADPPVPGLDKIARSEINRRAGKLHIPEFVVRSALSITSPDGKTYNQRLDAARTEGQLSAIFDDFIGMVPLGKSLFGGLNPVHTGGPMQVSIAFAEKRARDYPYPVAHSIRQEVFTRRGGMYFGIAHLLGYPVDYNQSLYRFADFNAGWYASRNAAFQNAVGRASGIPLALDGDLTIPGSYAVGSTERAVRALGKQLGLSNNAIRRQLEKGDSLDFNETDLYQDVFALADRQQGKPLPRAVLPGITLQSPKITRNLTTAWFAQRVDERRQRCISRAAASR
- a CDS encoding FepA family TonB-dependent siderophore receptor is translated as MSSRFNRSHLSLALMAALASPTLLADALERERDEVPVEATDLPVDGTRQALQLEETRVLGTAAQELKQAPGVSIITAEDIKKRPPANDLSDIIRREPGVNLTGNSSSGARGNNRQIDLRGMGPENTLILIDGKPSSSRNAQRYGWSGDRDTRGETNWVPAEEVERIEILRGPAAARYGSGAMGGVVNIITKRPSDKLKGSLTAYYLAPEDDAEGVSKRTNFNLSGPITDDLVFRVYGGLNKTDADDPGINTAAQASPDSVVAGREGVRNKDINGLLSWQFTPEQSLDLEASYSRQGNIFAGDTMLNSGGDFVNSLTGKETSVLQRSTFSATHNGSFDWGSTSASLTHDLTRNARLNEGLAGYGEGAPSASAGSFESRLRNTRATGEVNLPLNMGTAQVLTLGGEYLYESLNDPGSLRPQSWDPGADGTPGLPGTDRTQTKTTANSYAFYVEDNIEVGAKTIVTPGVRFDHHSEFGGNWSPSLNASHQLTDELSIKGGIARAYKTPNLYQSNPNYLLYSRGGGCSSVEVNIGGCYLVGNPDLKPEISVNKEIGLAFDKGTWRTSATYFRNDYQNKINASNESAFRLPNGRRVLQWENSGKAIVQGVEGNLFVSLREDLDWNTNLTYMIESKDKETGDPLSIIPKYTVNTMLDWYATEKLSFQVSGTYYGKQEAPKRNNRANEALDKSVQQPVDPYGLVGLSSGYEFNKNFSVRVGINNLFDKQLYRKGNSDEAGAQTYNEAGRAYFASVTSSF
- a CDS encoding amino acid ABC transporter permease; this translates as MDFSVISDNFSYFMLGAWPNGPLGGAALTLLLSLLSGIISALLGLVLGIALVMIRGKVRWLLLGVLGFLRAIPVVMLIFWSYFLLPILFKVDVPALATVVCALSLIGGAYLAHSVYAGISSLPAGQWAAGKALGLGSWQVLRLIILPQALPMMLPSFLNQWISLIKDTSLAYVIGVGELSFVATQISNRVMVHPTEIFLFVALVYFVLCSGLDWMANRWVKR
- a CDS encoding amino acid ABC transporter permease; translated protein: MFGELLAPQYLHWLLDGFVLTLILSLLTCLVATGLGFLLCLARISPLRVWSWPARAYLALFRNTPLLVQLFFWYFGVTAMLPEGLVMWLNQPRSLSLGLFEVDWPSFEFLAGFWGLMLYTAAFICEEFRAGVSSVRVEQRAAGLALGLRPAQVWRYIVFPQALRTALGPLLGQYMNALKNSSLTMAIGLAELSYASRQVETETFKTFQAFGFATLLYVASIALLEVLGQLIARSKWYRQGGV
- a CDS encoding iron transporter, whose amino-acid sequence is MKLATSAWAPIVSRTLAALVGGYVFTYAFTAALARLLPLDNVDAMIVASLLSFVIYTFAILWAFAARHQWSAWMGAVLAVPLAAIGFWPQLLERLG